Proteins from one Rosa chinensis cultivar Old Blush chromosome 7, RchiOBHm-V2, whole genome shotgun sequence genomic window:
- the LOC112180861 gene encoding uncharacterized protein LOC112180861, translated as MTTNKAGSAASIEGTHECCMCGDFGFSYELFQCKACQFRSQHRYCSNLYPKAESYRICNWCLTQKEETKEKSQNSSNSSSSCKKDQSHQEHLHQNHDSKVNRIKKNLPKASHDHHTDGSGLRGSMKLQPSGPIKKQKSLDHHHNQVSSSPRSPSLVRKRIITNGAKEEAEKIRRTRSEEISNINRINNHGITRQVFRSRVRRYKLLDEVSSQ; from the exons ATGACAACAAACAAAGCAGGAAGCGCAGCATCAATTGAAGGTACCCATGAGTGTTGCATGTGTGGGGATTTTGGCTTCTCCTACGAGCTTTTCCAATGCAAGGCCTGCCAGTTCAGATCTCAGCACAG GTACTGTAGCAATCTTTACCCAAAAGCAGAGTCCTACAGAATCTGCAATTGGTGCCTCACccagaaagaagaaacaaaagaaaagtcgCAGAATTCTTCAAATTCTTCATCTTCGTGCAAAAAAGACCAATCCCATCAAGAACATCTTCATCAGAATCATGATTCCAAGGTCAacagaataaaaaagaatttaCCGAAAGCCAGTCATGATCATCATACAGATGGTTCTGGTCTAAGAGGCAGCATGAAGCTTCAGCCAAGTGGCCCTATAAAGAAGCAGAAATCACTTGATCATCATCATAATCAGGTCTCATCATCACCAAGATCTCCGTCTCTGGTCAGAAAAAGGATCATCACAAATGGAGCAAAGGAAGAGGCTGAGAAGATTAGGAGGACGAGATCAGAAGAGATATCAAACATAAACAGAATCAATAATCATGGGATCACAAGGCAGGTCTTTAGGAGTAGGGTGAGGAGGTACAAGCTTCTGGATGAAGTTTCAAGTCAATGA